ATCGGAATCGGGGAAGTGCCTCCCAATATCCCCTTCAGAGATGGCCCCTAAAAGGGCGTCGCATATGGCATGCACCAGGACATCGGCGTTCGAATGCCCTAAGAGCCCCTGGGGGTGAGGGATCTTTACCCCTCCCAGGATTAAGGGACGGCCAGCTCCCAATCGGTGGACGTCGTAGCCTATCCCCATCCGAAACTCTGTGTTCCCCTTCTCAGCCATGCATTCTGCCTGCCCGCAAGGAGGGCTCTAAGGAGATAAAATCCTCCTCCCTAGGCCGAGCGAAGATCATCCTGCCTGCTGTGGTCTGCAATACGCTGGTGACCACTACATCGAGTTCCTTGCCGATGATCTTTTTCCCTTCCTCCACCACTACCATGGTGCCATCGTCCAAATAGGCCACTCCCTGGCCTGTTTCCTTCCCCTCCTTGAGGATCTGGACATGGATGGTCTCTCCTGGGAGGACCACGGGCTTCAGGGCGTTGCTCAGTTGGTTGATATTCAAGACGATCAACCCTTGAAGCTCTGCCACCTTATTCAGGTTATAGTCATTGGTTATGATCCTTCCGTTCATTTTCTTGGCCAGCTCCACCAGCTTGGCGTCCACCTCCTTCAATTTCAGGAAGTCCTGGTCCGATATCCTCACCTCCACGTCATTTTGCTTTTGCATCTTGTTGAGAATGTCCAAGCCCCTTCTTCCCCTATTCCTCTTGAGTGGGTCAGGGGAGTCAGCGATATGTTGCAGCTCGCGCAGGACGAACTGGGGGATAATGAAGGGCCCCTCCACAAATCCAGTTTCGCATACGTCGGCTATCCTTCCATCGATGATGACACTGGTGTCGAGGATCTTGGGCATCTCACCTTGGGGGCTGGTCTTGCTGAGGATCCTCCAGGTAGCTGGGTTAACCCCCTTTACTTTCCTCACGCCAATCATGATCCCCATATATCCTGTAAGGGTATACAGAAGGGGATAGATATGGGTTTCTTTCCAGCTGGGGGGAAAGAAGATCTTTGCGGCCAAATGGGTGAGGAAGAAGGCCATCATCAGTCCGATGATCCCCCCGATGATCCCCTTTCCCGAGGCCCTTTTGATGCTGATCTCCAAGAGGATGACCGCCGAGGCGACCAACCCCCCTCCAATCCCTCCCCAGATGGGAGAGTAAGGGGAGCTGAAAAGTTCTGGCCCTATGTACGTCCCTGCGAGATAGCAAAGGATTACCAGGGATATGCGGGTTATA
This portion of the Deltaproteobacteria bacterium genome encodes:
- a CDS encoding TRAM domain-containing protein, whose translation is MEKIGLTITRISLVILCYLAGTYIGPELFSSPYSPIWGGIGGGLVASAVILLEISIKRASGKGIIGGIIGLMMAFFLTHLAAKIFFPPSWKETHIYPLLYTLTGYMGIMIGVRKVKGVNPATWRILSKTSPQGEMPKILDTSVIIDGRIADVCETGFVEGPFIIPQFVLRELQHIADSPDPLKRNRGRRGLDILNKMQKQNDVEVRISDQDFLKLKEVDAKLVELAKKMNGRIITNDYNLNKVAELQGLIVLNINQLSNALKPVVLPGETIHVQILKEGKETGQGVAYLDDGTMVVVEEGKKIIGKELDVVVTSVLQTTAGRMIFARPREEDFISLEPSLRAGRMHG